A single window of Nicotiana tomentosiformis chromosome 1, ASM39032v3, whole genome shotgun sequence DNA harbors:
- the LOC138910756 gene encoding uncharacterized protein, producing the protein MVKRLSINVPFVEALAQIPGYAKCMKDLMTKKRSMNFETIKVTHQVSAIIHSMAPKLEYPSAFTIPCTIASADFAKALCDLGASINLMTYSVFKTLGIGKPRPTSMRLQMADHIMKRPLEVIEDVLVRVDKFILSANFIILDCEVDYEVPIILERPFLDIMSSL; encoded by the coding sequence atggtGAAAAGACtctctattaatgtgccattTGTAGAAGCTTTGGCACAAATACCTGGTTATGCCAAGTGTATGAAAGATCTTATgaccaagaagaggtcgatgaattttgaaactatcaaagtcactcatcaagtgagtgcaattattcattccatggctcctaagttggaatatcccagtgctttcacgattccttgtacaattgcgAGTGCCgattttgctaaagctctttgtgatcttggggcgagtatcaatttgatgacATATTCGGTTtttaaaactttgggaattggaaaaccaagacccacatctatgaggttgcaaatggccgatcatatcatgaagaggccattggaagtgattgaggatgttttggttcgggttgataagttcattctttCGGCGAACTTTattattctagattgtgaagttgattatgaagtACCTATTATTCTTGAGAGACCTTTTCTTGATATtatgagttctttgtga